Genomic DNA from Mycobacteroides chelonae CCUG 47445:
GTGCGAGCCTCGAACTCAAATCGACTGACAATCCGCTCGTATGGCGTGCCGCGTGGGAAATCGATCCCGGCCTCCCTCCTCTGCTGGAGGTGGGCAACATCAACGAGACCGGACCGACCTGGGGGGCCATCAAAATTGGCCATCCTCGATGGATCTTCCTTAAGCCCCAACGGGGTGACGGCGAATGGGTAACCGGAGAGCTGGCACTGGCCGAACTTGCCCGGATCGAGAATCTGCGGGAGCAACGTTTCACAGCGCCACTTCGAGCAACCAGCACACCACAAAACGCGTCAGAGTTTCTAATCCTTGCGCTCGCTGACAATCTCCTGATCACCCAACCGCAGCGAGTGCCAGGGATCTCGCTCAGTCCTGTGACAACGATTCTCGGCGAGGATGTGCGCACCGTCCTCAATCGGATACTCCGCAGCCACGGGATCGTTACGCAGTGGCTGTCTAGGAAAAAGTGGCTAGCGCAGATGCAAAGCAACAGGCCAGCGGTGTTGATCAAATGCCACGTGCAGGCCGAGAATCCAGACGCGGCATCGACGCATGGTCGCGAAGTGATAAAGGAATTGTTGGACATGATGACTCTGGAGCGAGGTGCGGCAGCGAATCTCATCGCGGGTGTTATTGCGAGTCGGAATGAACATGGCCGGTATGCGCTACATGGAGCCTGGATCGAACACAGCGGGTACGGCGAGAACCTGATCGGCGGTGTCATATCTGGCGAAGATGTCCATGCCCTCCAGGAATCATGGAGTGGGTTGCAAGCAAATTCTCGGGCTCAGCTCTGGGTGTCGCTTTACGCCGATGCCGTACGTGACCCCCGCTGGGAGTACCGGTTCTTTCGTTGCTTCAACTTGCTCGAGGCAATCGCTGACACGGTGGTACAGCCGAACGCCGTGATAGCCGACGAGGCGGGCAACCCGAGGAAGTTCCAGAGCGGAAAGGGTAATTACACAACCAAGCAGGCACAGGGCAAGGTCTACATGTTGTTGTTGCAGTTGGCAGGCAAGAATGCTGACGATCAATTATGGGATGAAGTTGGCCACTGGGTACGAGTACGGAACGATGTTGCGCACGATGGCACCTGGCAAGCACCGCACGCTGGCGAGAAACCAGAACATGCGGCGACTCGTACTGCCATAGCTAGTCACGGACACGACGGGACGTTCGAGATGGGGACAAGACCGTTCGTCGACAAGATCCGCGAATCAGTCAAGCAGACACTGCATGCGGCTATCCGTGGCAAGTTATAACGCTCTCCCAGTGACGCGCCGGTGGGCCGCCGAAGAAGTTCAGTTAGTGCCAGCAGTACACCCCATCCACTGACCGCACCTGAGGTGTGCACAAGATTCGGTCGGTAACGCGTTCTGGAATCGGCAGTGTCGCGTTCCCGACTCCCAAGCCAGATCCACCGTGACCTGGGCCGCCGGGGTTTCCATCCGGTCCCCGAGGGCGGGGGACCTGTGTGAATAGGTGTCTAAAACTCTAGCGGTTCGGTCGGGGTGCTCTGGACGTCGGCTGGTGGTGAGTCGGCTCTGTTGCAGGCGGTGCGTGTGGGGCCTGACGTGTCCAGTGGGGCTTTTGTGACTGGGCGGCGGATAGACCGGTGCCTGGTTAGGCTGTGGTGATTTTTTGACGGCGCCCGTGGAGGTAGTGGGCGATGGCGTTGCGGCCCAACGCGAATCCGATCATCACAGCGTGCTGACGGGTGGGGCTGTGGGCGGTCATGCGTCCGCCGTAGAGAGTGCGGTCGAGGGTGTTGTTGAGTGATTCGGCGTCTTCGCGCCAGCCGTAGCAGCGGTCATAGATGCTCTTGCCAGTGTCGGTCTTGGTGTGCTGGCGAAGGTGCTCGGCGCGGTTGTAGCCGCGTTTGTCATCCTCGTCGGTGTTGTCGAGGCGACGGGACTGGACGGTGCCGCAAGTGGTGGCGAAGTCGATGTACCAGCGGTGGGTGCCGCCTCGGTTGCGGCGCGAGTAGATCTTGTCGACCGGCAGCGGCTCATAGGTCATCTCGCCGGTGTCGATGATGCTGCGTTCATGGAGGCGGCCGTCGAGGGTCCAGATGTCGTGAGTATCGCGGCATGTGCACGTGATTTGGGTGAAGAAGGTGGGTTTGGCGGTGCCCGAGTGTGGTGGTACCAGGACGGTCAGGCCCTGTTTCATGGCGTGGTTGATGTGCGTGCCGCGGAAGGCCCCGTCGTAGCAGATACCGTCGACGCGCAGGTCGGGATGGGCGATGACATTGTCGAGCATGGTGATCGCGATGCCGGCCTCGCCCTTGTAACCCTTGCCATGTGGGACGGGTGCGGTGTCGAGGATGGCACGCAGGTTCCGGGCGTTGTCTGGCCGGGCGGACAGGGTGGCGAATTTGGCGCCGTAGCGGAATTCGGGTGCGCCGTCACCGTTTTGGACTTCGCTGTGAGCGACTATGCGGCAGCGCCCGGCGGCGGTGAGTCGCTCGACGGTCTTCTTGCGGTACGGAGGTGGCACGACGGTGCCGTCTCCAACGACGAACTGGCCGCGGGTGGGGTCGGTGCGCGATACCCGCTTGTTGGGGTTCAGGCAGCCCAGTCGGCGGGCCAGTTCTGCGCCGGTTTGGCGCAGGCCGTCTTGCAGCTGCTCGATATGTCGGTCGAGCTTCGGTTGTGCGTAGGTGTGATGGTGGCGTTTCGGGGGCGTGGCACGAGCGGTATGGTCGTGGTCGGCGGCGTGTCCGCGGATAATGTCCCAGTAGTCGGGGCTGTTCATGATCCGGCTGGCGGCATTGGCCGAGCCGAACGCACCGTGCAGGGACGTGTGGACGATATGCACCCAGTTGGGGTACATCGGAGGCCGCCCCGGTGTGCCTGGTTCGCGGTCGGGGATGCGGTCGGCGATGGCGTATTGGGCTGGGTCGGAGGCAATCGCGCGGACTTTCTCGATCTCCACCAGCGTGTGATCGTCCGGGGTGTGGAGTTGCTGGCGGCGCCATTGATCGATCCGGTCGGCACCATAGATGGTGCGACGTGGGCGGTGCGGCGGCAGAGACATGTGCGATCAGTCGTCTTGGCGCCATTGGTAGCCGATGAGCGCGGCGGTGCCATCAAGTGACCCGGAGCCGATCAGCTTGGCCGCCAATTCGATTCGGCCGGTTTCTTCGAAGACCTGCCGGGCGGCGTGAGCGGTCAGCGAGGACGGTTTGATTCCAGTGGTTGTGCTCAGGCTTGCGCGTGTGAGGACATCGCGGACGGTCACGCACACTCTGGCCTGCCGTTGCGCATCGGAGCCGTCGGAGCCGGTGCAAAAGATTGTGTCGGCAGTAGCGCCGCGTTCGGTCAAATGCGCGATTCGTTGGTCGATGACCCGGAGGGCCCAGGTATCCAACGGCAGGGCGCGAGCGCGGTGTTTGGTCGAACCGTGCGCCCATGCGGTCTTGGCGGTGGTGTCGACGTCGCTGATGCGGATGTGGCCGAGCTCGTTTGTGTGCGCTCCGGCCAGCAGCAGTGCGGTCGTGGCGGCGTGCCGGGTGGGTGTGGCGTGTTCGGAGAACAGCCGCACCAGCACCGCCTCGTCATCGGTGAGTGGCCTTGTGGACGCGGTTTCCCGGTCGGGCACGTTGATGTCGAGGGTCGGGTCGTGCAGGACCAGGCCGAGCCGGCGCGCGGTGCGAAAATATGCCCGCAAGGCCGCCCGGCGGTTGTGCATGGTGGCCGCCGCCGCAGGCGCTACCGCGCCGCGCCGGGACCGGCCCTTGGCCGCAACGAATTTGGCCACTAAACCGTCATCGACGGCATCGAGTGTCGTCACATCGTGCGCGGCCGCGAACCGCACGAACCGTTGTGCCAGCAACGCGAACTTGTCCAGCGTCTGCGCCGACATCGCCCCATCCACCGCCCAGTCTGAGACGACAAGATCCACGGACGTGGCCACACTGTTCTCAGCCATGGCTGGCCCCCACGGCAACGGCAGGCTCAACTGCGCGGCCAGTTGTGCGCTCTTCATCGCGCGCAACCCGTCTGTGGTGCTGGTCCATCGGTGATCCTCCAACCATGCTGGTGCGTAAATGCACCAGCATGGTACGGGTGGTCGGCCGATGGGCTGTCGAGTGCCGTGTTGGGCGCTATGGTCGGGTGGTGTCGCGCAGCCACGGCGTTCGACCACCCGCCGAGTACATGCCCGCTGGCGCCTGGCCAGACGGGCAGCTGGCGGCCGATGCGCCGCCGGCGGCGGCTGTTGCGCAGCACGTCGCGCGGGCATTGCGCGCGGCGATGGCCGAAACTGGAATCGGTCAACGACCCTTGGCGCTGGCCAGCGGCGTTGCCCACACCACGATCGGGCGCATCCTGGCTGGCACGGTGCTCTGCGA
This window encodes:
- a CDS encoding tyrosine-type recombinase/integrase, which codes for MKSAQLAAQLSLPLPWGPAMAENSVATSVDLVVSDWAVDGAMSAQTLDKFALLAQRFVRFAAAHDVTTLDAVDDGLVAKFVAAKGRSRRGAVAPAAAATMHNRRAALRAYFRTARRLGLVLHDPTLDINVPDRETASTRPLTDDEAVLVRLFSEHATPTRHAATTALLLAGAHTNELGHIRISDVDTTAKTAWAHGSTKHRARALPLDTWALRVIDQRIAHLTERGATADTIFCTGSDGSDAQRQARVCVTVRDVLTRASLSTTTGIKPSSLTAHAARQVFEETGRIELAAKLIGSGSLDGTAALIGYQWRQDD
- a CDS encoding helix-turn-helix domain-containing protein, whose product is MSRSHGVRPPAEYMPAGAWPDGQLAADAPPAAAVAQHVARALRAAMAETGIGQRPLALASGVAHTTIGRILAGTVLCDIGTLAHLEHTLGRPLWPRTSSRRRLRPKGVERATAPKVIDS